A portion of the Cyanobium sp. PCC 7001 genome contains these proteins:
- a CDS encoding YciI family protein — translation MARFVLWGTYCDNALEKRAPFREEHLAGLKQQQEAGTLITLGPTEGSTHVFGIYEAESREQVEALLHNDVYWRQGIWTRLEVHPWIQAF, via the coding sequence ATGGCCCGCTTCGTCCTGTGGGGCACCTACTGCGACAATGCCCTGGAGAAACGCGCTCCCTTCCGCGAGGAACACCTCGCCGGCCTGAAGCAGCAACAGGAAGCCGGCACCCTGATCACCCTGGGGCCGACGGAAGGCAGCACCCATGTGTTCGGCATCTACGAGGCGGAGTCCCGCGAGCAGGTGGAGGCGCTGCTGCACAACGATGTGTACTGGCGCCAGGGGATCTGGACCCGGCTGGAGGTGCATCCCTGGATTCAGGCGTTCTGA